Below is a genomic region from candidate division KSB1 bacterium.
GGATGTGCGGAAGGCGTGGCGTGGTTTCGGCAGCGCAGCAGACTAGTTGCCTTAGCGATAGTGGCAGTGCTTGCAGTCTGGGTCGGCCTCATGATTTACCGCAATGTCGTCGATGTAAGTAAAATGCGGCTGGGAGGTGGCAGGCGCATTGATTTGGCCGTGCAGTATTTGGCCCAGAATGCGCAGGACGGCGACACCGTCTTCTTGCACTGGGCAGCCATAGTCGGGTTCTACTACTACTTCACCGATCACCGCCCTGGCTATGCACATGAGTATCCGATTCCTGGAAAGGCCGGGATCGTCCGCGTCATTTACGGCGAACAGCACAATGTGCTCCAAGACTACGAGCCTCTGTTCCGCCGCGTGGAGGAGGTGCCGGGGCGACTATGGCTGCTCTTCGGCCACAAATGGCCTTCGGAGGAGATGACTGCCCTGGAAAACCGTCTGCGCGCCCAGCGTCCGTTGCTGCAAGAGTTCCAGCAGGGGAAGTGTCGCGTAGTGCTTTTTGGCCCCCGGATGACGGTGGCTGAGGGTTTTGCGCAGGCGCCAACACCCCCGGGCAACTAAGAAAGGTCAGTGATGATGAGAGAATGGGAAGGCACGCACGTGCTGGTGACCGGTGGCGCGGGATTCGTCGGGTCCAACATCGTCCGACGCCTGCTTGAGTACGGCGCCGAAGTGCGCGTGCTGGATGACCTCTTTACCGGTAAGCGGGAGAATCTGCCCGATCACCCACGGCTCACCTTCACGCTCGGCAGCGTCACCGACGAGGCAACGGTGGAGTCGTGTATGGCTGGGGTGGAGATCGTCATCCACGCTGCGGCCCGGAATATCATCTGCTCTACACAAAACCCGCGCGAGGATTTTGCTACCAACATCGGTGGCACGCTCAACATCCTCTTGGCGGCGCGAAGACTAGGGGTGCGACGCGTCCTTTACACCTCCACCTCTTCCATTTATGGCAATCCACGCTATTTGCCCATCAATGAAGAAGACGGCTACACAACTCTTTCGCCCTATGCGGTGAGCAAGTTTGCGGGAGAAAACTACTGCGTGGCGTTCTACGAGTCCTACGGGCTGTCCACGACGGTCCTGCGCTATTCCAACATTTATGGTCCTGGTCAAAGTCCGGACAACCCTTACTGCGGTGTGATTGCCAAATTCTTCGATGCTGCGCTGCACGATCGCCCCTTGCGCATTCACGGAGACGGCGAGCAGAGCAGGGACTTTACGTACGTGGATGACGCTGTACAGGCTACGCTGCTGGCGGCGCTCTCGACAAAGGCCGACGGCCGGGTGTACAACGTGGGCACCGGGCGGGAGATCACCATCAACTACCTCGCCCGATGTGTTGCTGAGGTGTTTGGTAAGCCCCTCAAGGTTGAACACATCGACAGGCGGGACATCGACAA
It encodes:
- a CDS encoding NAD-dependent epimerase/dehydratase family protein gives rise to the protein MMREWEGTHVLVTGGAGFVGSNIVRRLLEYGAEVRVLDDLFTGKRENLPDHPRLTFTLGSVTDEATVESCMAGVEIVIHAAARNIICSTQNPREDFATNIGGTLNILLAARRLGVRRVLYTSTSSIYGNPRYLPINEEDGYTTLSPYAVSKFAGENYCVAFYESYGLSTTVLRYSNIYGPGQSPDNPYCGVIAKFFDAALHDRPLRIHGDGEQSRDFTYVDDAVQATLLAALSTKADGRVYNVGTGREITINYLARCVAEVFGKPLKVEHIDRRDIDNIRRRVVNIERIRRELRWVPETTLEEGLRRTKEWMESVRGGRR